In Macadamia integrifolia cultivar HAES 741 chromosome 12, SCU_Mint_v3, whole genome shotgun sequence, the following are encoded in one genomic region:
- the LOC122058285 gene encoding uncharacterized protein LOC122058285 isoform X2 translates to MAGRNRGEEYLASQEEEDATLGKKYGGLMPKKKPLISKDHERAFFDSADWALGKQGAGLDQKSKADVEALRPKLQRTPHQQVPPRRPACTSGRDVLAE, encoded by the exons ATGGCTGGTCGCAACAGAGGCGAAGAGTATTTAGCTTCCCAGGAGGAGGag GATGCAACATTAGGGAAGAAATATGGGGGACTTATGCCTAAAAAGAAGCCCTTAATCTCAAAG GATCATGAACGTGCATTCTTTGATTCAGCAGATTGGGCTTTAGGGAAG CAAGGAGCTGGCttggaccaaaaatcaaaagcagaTGTAGAGGCACTGCGTCCAAAGTTGCAG CGAACTCCTCATCAGCAGGTCCCTCCTCGTAGACCAGCCTGTACATCAGGGAGAGATGTCCTA GCCGAGTAG
- the LOC122058285 gene encoding uncharacterized protein LOC122058285 isoform X1, whose product MAGRNRGEEYLASQEEEDATLGKKYGGLMPKKKPLISKDHERAFFDSADWALGKVMKTSLYSCLQGAGLDQKSKADVEALRPKLQRTPHQQVPPRRPACTSGRDVLAE is encoded by the exons ATGGCTGGTCGCAACAGAGGCGAAGAGTATTTAGCTTCCCAGGAGGAGGag GATGCAACATTAGGGAAGAAATATGGGGGACTTATGCCTAAAAAGAAGCCCTTAATCTCAAAG GATCATGAACGTGCATTCTTTGATTCAGCAGATTGGGCTTTAGGGAAGGTAATGAAAACGAGTTTATATTcatgtttg CAAGGAGCTGGCttggaccaaaaatcaaaagcagaTGTAGAGGCACTGCGTCCAAAGTTGCAG CGAACTCCTCATCAGCAGGTCCCTCCTCGTAGACCAGCCTGTACATCAGGGAGAGATGTCCTA GCCGAGTAG